The Mesorhizobium loti genome includes a region encoding these proteins:
- a CDS encoding LLM class flavin-dependent oxidoreductase, translated as MAKSPIILNGFTMNAVSHVAYGLWRHPADQAYRHAELDYWIELAKALEDGGFDCLFIADALGLLDVYGGGYDASLAKGVQSPVNDPLLLVSALAGATSRLGFGVTVSTTYEKPYLLARKFTTLDHLTQGRIAWNVVTSQLDSAARNLGLDKQVAHDERYEIADEFMEVAYKLWQGSWEDGALVRDRGSAENPDGLYTDPAKVHSIGHAGRYFNVPGPHLSEPSPQRVPVLFQAGGSPRGQRFAARHAEVVFIAGADADGIKRNVAEVKRLARDEGRAPGSIKFISAVSVITDETDAAAAAKLADYRSHYDVEGALVHYSATTGIDFSRHDLDQPIRYTETDSNRSLLRMFDDPSSGRQWTLRQAFSPEGGFGRGKSFIGGPRTVADELEQWLDATDTDGINLTHVVSPGSFIDFSAHVVPELRRRGRIREDVGPSLRSRLFGRDSRVPADHPAAQHAFSQGHQPEALAS; from the coding sequence ATGGCGAAATCTCCCATCATTCTCAACGGCTTCACCATGAACGCCGTCTCGCATGTCGCCTACGGACTTTGGCGGCATCCGGCCGACCAGGCCTATCGCCATGCCGAGCTTGACTACTGGATCGAGCTTGCCAAGGCACTGGAGGATGGCGGCTTCGATTGCCTGTTCATCGCCGATGCGCTGGGTCTCCTCGACGTCTATGGCGGTGGATACGACGCCTCGCTGGCAAAAGGCGTTCAGTCCCCCGTCAACGATCCGCTGTTGCTGGTCTCAGCCCTTGCCGGCGCGACAAGCCGGTTGGGTTTCGGCGTCACCGTTTCGACGACCTACGAAAAGCCGTATCTGCTGGCGCGCAAGTTTACCACGCTCGATCATCTGACCCAGGGGCGGATCGCCTGGAACGTCGTCACCTCGCAGCTCGACAGCGCGGCGCGCAATCTCGGCCTCGACAAGCAGGTCGCGCATGACGAGCGCTACGAGATCGCCGACGAGTTCATGGAGGTCGCCTACAAGCTCTGGCAGGGCTCTTGGGAAGACGGCGCCCTGGTGCGCGATCGCGGCAGTGCCGAGAACCCGGACGGTCTCTATACCGACCCGGCAAAAGTTCATTCGATTGGTCATGCCGGGCGCTATTTCAACGTTCCCGGCCCGCATCTCTCGGAGCCCAGCCCGCAAAGGGTGCCGGTGCTGTTCCAGGCCGGCGGCTCGCCGCGCGGCCAGCGCTTTGCCGCCCGTCACGCGGAGGTGGTGTTCATCGCCGGCGCCGACGCCGACGGCATCAAGCGCAATGTCGCCGAGGTGAAGCGGCTTGCCCGCGACGAGGGCAGGGCGCCCGGCAGCATCAAGTTCATATCCGCGGTCTCGGTGATCACGGATGAGACCGATGCGGCAGCGGCCGCCAAGCTCGCCGACTACAGATCGCACTACGATGTCGAAGGCGCCCTGGTGCACTATTCGGCGACGACGGGCATCGACTTTTCCAGGCATGATCTCGACCAGCCCATCCGTTACACCGAAACCGATTCCAACCGTTCGCTGCTGCGCATGTTCGACGACCCGTCTTCGGGTCGCCAGTGGACCTTGCGCCAGGCGTTTTCGCCGGAAGGCGGGTTCGGGCGCGGCAAGTCGTTTATCGGCGGCCCCAGGACCGTCGCCGACGAGCTTGAACAATGGCTTGATGCCACCGACACCGACGGCATCAACCTGACGCATGTGGTCTCGCCGGGCAGCTTCATCGATTTCTCGGCCCACGTGGTTCCCGAACTGCGGCGGCGCGGGCGAATTCGCGAAGACGTCGGTCCCTCGCTGCGGTCCAGGCTCTTCGGGCGTGACAGCCGCGTGCCGGCCGATCATCCGGCGGCGCAACACGCTTTCTCGCAGGGCCATCAGCCGGAGGCGTTGGCATCATGA
- a CDS encoding ABC transporter substrate-binding protein — MATKVAINLFKGIAGGLMALSVLGTSAHAEDLRPGGVLRIASIQSDLDAFDPLTGYSIDSWEILRATTRQLVTYPGSPAGLKEDTTLVPDLAKSWDISDDGKVYTFHLKDDVFFSGSLERKIVASDFVYGVKRFCDPNKQVAAINYFNLVISGFVDYCKDFAKVPTGDLAATKAFTDAHEIAGVSAPDEHTLVIKSDTKNYDFLNILSMNFVSPVAPEIASKYFPDSLESRKNLPSSGPYYVDSYEQGQKLVLKKAKNFKPESDQARKAYADEIDIDFTANSEDSVVQKIIAGEADLSLYLDIPPIPTIQRFLSQKSPDIHVTNSGSANFITFNQRPEVKSDGAEALRKLKVRQALTYAVNREHLAQTQAGSIGAVPLTQIITSTILGFEKFDPYPTESYRGDPAKAKELLAEAGYPNGIAFDAIYRGNAQFEAIAVTAKEDLEAAGITLNLIPIPPTQWYAFIQDSKSRWDVSLGGTFSPDWQGPSTRMLLGGWLNSDAAPCGTGNVHAICYSNPELNKLAAQAYPSDDPGPIWTKADKLVSADLPWIPLFEKRKVVVTSDRLANWVWSSLAVNADITNIALKQ, encoded by the coding sequence ATGGCAACAAAAGTTGCAATTAATCTATTTAAAGGCATTGCAGGCGGCCTGATGGCGCTTTCTGTTCTCGGCACTTCCGCGCATGCGGAAGATCTGAGGCCTGGAGGAGTCTTGCGGATTGCTTCGATCCAGTCCGATCTCGATGCGTTCGATCCGCTCACCGGCTACAGCATCGATTCCTGGGAAATCCTGCGCGCGACGACGCGTCAGTTGGTGACCTATCCCGGCTCGCCCGCCGGTCTCAAGGAGGACACCACACTCGTACCGGACCTCGCCAAGTCCTGGGACATCAGCGACGACGGCAAGGTCTACACCTTCCATTTGAAGGACGACGTCTTCTTTTCCGGCAGCCTCGAGCGCAAGATCGTCGCCAGCGATTTCGTCTATGGCGTCAAGCGCTTCTGCGATCCCAACAAGCAGGTCGCCGCCATCAACTATTTCAACCTCGTGATCTCCGGCTTCGTCGATTATTGCAAGGACTTCGCGAAAGTGCCGACAGGCGATCTCGCGGCGACGAAGGCTTTCACCGACGCGCATGAGATTGCCGGCGTCTCGGCGCCCGACGAGCACACGCTGGTCATCAAGTCGGACACCAAGAACTACGACTTCCTCAATATCCTTTCGATGAACTTCGTGTCGCCGGTGGCGCCCGAGATCGCGTCCAAATATTTCCCGGATTCGCTGGAGTCGCGAAAGAACCTGCCGTCCAGCGGCCCTTACTATGTCGACAGCTACGAGCAGGGCCAGAAGCTGGTCCTGAAGAAGGCAAAGAATTTCAAGCCGGAGTCCGACCAGGCGCGCAAGGCCTACGCCGATGAGATCGATATCGATTTCACTGCCAACAGCGAGGACAGCGTCGTCCAGAAGATCATCGCCGGCGAGGCTGATCTGTCGCTCTATCTCGACATCCCGCCCATCCCGACGATCCAGCGCTTCCTGTCGCAGAAGAGCCCCGATATCCATGTCACGAACAGCGGATCGGCGAACTTCATCACCTTCAACCAGCGGCCGGAGGTCAAGAGCGACGGGGCCGAGGCGCTGCGCAAGCTGAAGGTCCGACAGGCGCTGACCTATGCGGTGAACCGCGAGCATCTGGCGCAGACGCAGGCCGGTTCGATCGGTGCGGTGCCGCTCACCCAGATCATCACCTCGACCATCCTTGGTTTCGAGAAATTCGACCCGTATCCAACCGAGAGTTACAGGGGTGATCCGGCCAAGGCCAAGGAACTGCTTGCCGAGGCAGGCTATCCGAACGGCATCGCGTTCGACGCGATCTACAGGGGCAACGCCCAGTTCGAAGCGATTGCCGTGACGGCGAAGGAGGATCTGGAAGCGGCTGGCATCACGCTCAACCTGATCCCGATCCCGCCGACGCAGTGGTACGCATTCATCCAGGATTCGAAGAGCCGCTGGGACGTGTCCCTGGGCGGAACATTCTCCCCGGACTGGCAGGGACCAAGCACGCGCATGCTGCTCGGCGGCTGGCTGAACTCGGACGCGGCGCCTTGCGGCACCGGCAACGTCCACGCCATCTGCTACAGCAATCCGGAGCTCAACAAGCTCGCGGCGCAGGCCTATCCGTCCGACGATCCGGGGCCGATCTGGACGAAGGCCGACAAGCTCGTCTCCGCCGACCTGCCTTGGATCCCGTTGTTCGAGAAGCGCAAGGTCGTCGTCACCTCCGATCGTCTCGCCAACTGGGTGTGGTCGTCACTGGCCGTCAATGCCGACATCACCAACATAGCCCTCAAGCAGTAA
- a CDS encoding LLM class flavin-dependent oxidoreductase, producing the protein MTNSTSAAVKPLILNGFGMTVVGHVSAGLWRHPSDRAHTYTSLEYWTSLAKLLDDGGFDALFLADALGHLDVFRGTPDASLRTAAQSPVNDPLLLVSAMAAATKHLGFGITVSTTYEQPYLLARKFTTLDHLTKGRIAWNVVTSVLESAAKNLGLERQIDHDERYDLAQEFLDVAYKLWEGSWEDGAVVHDREKGLYTDPAKVHPIGHHGKYFSVPGAHLAQPSPQRTPLLFQAGTSPRGREFAARNGEVVFLGGTSTASIRRSVEAIRARAVELGRAPDAIKFITAVTVITGATDEEAEAKHKDYLSYTSVEAALALFSAWTGVDWSQYPLDHPLEYIETNAGRSALANLTRIDADRRWTVAGIADYIGLGGIHPKLVGSPQRIADELERIADESGVDGFNLAYVVSPGTFEDFIEFVVPELRRRGRIRERGAPGTTIRERFQGEGQRLLRDDHPGAAARDRSNWGALVEAAE; encoded by the coding sequence ATGACAAACTCCACCAGCGCGGCGGTCAAGCCTCTCATCCTCAACGGCTTCGGCATGACCGTGGTCGGCCATGTGTCGGCGGGCCTCTGGCGTCATCCGAGCGACCGCGCCCACACCTACACAAGCCTCGAATACTGGACCTCGCTGGCCAAGCTGCTCGACGATGGCGGCTTCGACGCCCTGTTCCTCGCCGACGCGCTCGGCCACCTCGATGTCTTCCGGGGCACGCCCGATGCATCGCTGCGCACCGCCGCGCAGTCGCCGGTCAACGACCCGCTGCTGCTGGTGTCGGCAATGGCCGCGGCCACCAAGCATCTCGGCTTCGGCATCACCGTGTCGACGACCTACGAGCAGCCCTATCTCCTGGCCCGCAAGTTCACCACCCTCGATCATCTGACCAAGGGCCGCATCGCCTGGAATGTCGTCACCTCGGTTCTCGAATCGGCCGCGAAGAACCTCGGCCTGGAACGCCAGATCGACCATGACGAGCGCTACGATCTCGCGCAGGAGTTCCTGGATGTCGCCTACAAGCTCTGGGAAGGATCCTGGGAGGACGGGGCGGTCGTGCATGATCGCGAGAAGGGGCTCTACACCGACCCCGCCAAGGTCCATCCGATTGGCCATCACGGCAAATATTTCTCCGTGCCCGGCGCACATCTGGCGCAGCCCAGTCCGCAGCGCACGCCGCTTCTGTTCCAGGCGGGAACTTCGCCGCGTGGACGGGAGTTCGCGGCACGCAACGGCGAGGTGGTGTTCCTCGGCGGCACCAGCACGGCATCCATCCGCCGCTCGGTCGAGGCCATCCGCGCCCGCGCCGTCGAACTTGGACGGGCGCCGGACGCGATAAAGTTCATCACCGCGGTTACCGTCATCACCGGCGCCACGGACGAGGAAGCCGAGGCCAAGCACAAGGATTATCTGTCCTACACCAGTGTCGAAGCAGCACTGGCACTGTTTTCGGCATGGACCGGCGTCGACTGGTCGCAATATCCGCTCGACCATCCGCTCGAATATATCGAGACAAATGCCGGCCGCTCCGCGCTTGCCAATTTGACACGGATCGATGCCGACCGGCGTTGGACCGTGGCCGGGATCGCAGACTATATCGGGCTCGGCGGCATCCATCCCAAGCTGGTCGGCTCGCCGCAAAGGATCGCCGACGAGCTTGAACGCATCGCCGATGAATCCGGCGTCGACGGCTTCAACCTCGCCTATGTCGTCAGTCCGGGCACGTTCGAGGATTTCATCGAGTTCGTGGTGCCGGAACTGCGGCGGCGGGGCCGCATCCGCGAACGGGGCGCGCCGGGCACCACGATCCGCGAGCGCTTCCAGGGCGAGGGCCAGCGCCTGCTGCGCGACGACCATCCAGGAGCAGCCGCGCGCGACCGTTCGAACTGGGGCGCCCTCGTCGAGGCGGCCGAGTGA
- a CDS encoding GNAT family N-acetyltransferase, with protein sequence MISDVRLLTGKAELAQAARTFRTAMVGLPPLGPIDDALIDRLFEPDRTWGAFDGETLVGTTDSYSGRIAVPGGAWLPQAAVTHVGVLPTHTRSGVATALFKAQLRAAREQGEAAATLRASDARIYGNFGYAIANTSVSFEVDKQRARLRRKVATDTIRLIDSDDAWAEQARIYAGQPAPRAGVIARSAYWWDFQALRQANSGAPSYVAIHGEKGSETGFVRYHPVGLDSWFTSAERTIVVDDIVAYTPAAYVALVAHLLAVDLPHRIVFWSRPADDLLPWLFEDFRSVRVSAVRDETWLRLLDAEKALTARTYAGQGSVVLEVSDAILPDNATRLRLSPEGAERTNLSADVVTDVAAVSAAYLGGVKWWQLAQTGRLGAFDRAAVETLDTLFTAPASPHSGTMF encoded by the coding sequence ATGATATCGGATGTGCGCCTGCTGACCGGGAAGGCCGAGCTCGCGCAGGCGGCGCGCACCTTCCGCACGGCCATGGTCGGCCTGCCGCCGCTCGGCCCGATCGACGACGCGCTGATCGACAGACTGTTCGAACCGGATCGCACCTGGGGCGCGTTTGATGGTGAGACGCTCGTCGGCACCACCGACTCCTATTCGGGACGGATCGCGGTTCCCGGCGGCGCCTGGCTGCCGCAGGCCGCCGTCACCCATGTCGGTGTGCTGCCCACCCATACGCGCAGCGGTGTCGCGACGGCCCTGTTCAAGGCGCAGCTTCGCGCGGCGCGCGAGCAGGGCGAGGCAGCGGCGACCTTGCGGGCATCCGACGCACGCATCTACGGCAATTTCGGCTATGCGATCGCCAACACCTCCGTCAGCTTCGAGGTCGACAAACAACGCGCGCGCCTCAGGCGAAAAGTTGCGACGGACACCATTCGCCTGATCGACAGTGACGATGCCTGGGCGGAACAGGCGCGCATCTACGCCGGCCAGCCCGCTCCGCGCGCGGGCGTCATCGCGCGCTCGGCCTATTGGTGGGATTTCCAGGCGTTACGGCAGGCCAACAGCGGTGCGCCTTCCTATGTTGCCATTCACGGCGAGAAAGGCTCCGAAACCGGTTTCGTACGCTATCACCCTGTCGGCCTCGACAGCTGGTTCACCAGCGCGGAGCGCACAATCGTGGTCGACGATATCGTGGCTTATACGCCGGCTGCCTATGTCGCGCTGGTCGCGCATCTGCTGGCGGTCGACCTGCCGCATCGCATCGTCTTCTGGAGCCGTCCCGCGGACGATCTGCTGCCATGGTTGTTCGAGGATTTTCGAAGCGTTCGCGTGTCGGCGGTGCGCGACGAAACATGGCTGCGGCTCCTGGACGCGGAAAAGGCCCTGACGGCGCGAACCTATGCCGGACAGGGCAGCGTCGTGCTGGAAGTCTCCGATGCCATCCTGCCCGACAACGCGACCCGGTTGCGCCTCTCACCAGAGGGGGCCGAACGCACCAATCTGTCCGCCGACGTGGTGACGGACGTGGCCGCCGTTTCCGCCGCCTATCTCGGCGGCGTGAAGTGGTGGCAGCTCGCGCAGACGGGGCGCCTTGGTGCCTTCGACAGGGCCGCGGTCGAAACGCTCGACACGCTGTTCACGGCGCCAGCCTCGCCGCATTCCGGAACGATGTTTTGA
- a CDS encoding monooxygenase — translation MSDIHIYPGLSDAEFESWVEKARDVARQLAATALERDRANKDPVEELALLRGSGLLGLAAPREFGGAGANLVQALQISRIIAAADGSIGQLIAYHYSNGVWTYILGTRQQWEKTARGVGAQGWFQGGVSNPRDQWNEIEHVGSRRFLNGKRTFATGASVAQIITVSLWDNGKRAHYQIPPTRKGISFGGDWDNLGQRLTASGSVTFDRVEVFEDELLSALDDYEGDVELRDGLRVLFSQLIFINFYLGIAEGALAAAADHVRRFGRPWPESGLERAIDDPYHLVLFGRLSAGMAAGIAIADKAAALYEAALHAGPSVTGQQWGELATIIDQGKIVANDVVLDVTARIFEATGARSTANKYGLDIYWRNARTHTVHDPVSYRAREVGTYLLAETLPRPRSYAQPPQPEAHKPEEQGPEAVLTRKAS, via the coding sequence ATGTCGGACATTCATATCTATCCGGGCCTCAGTGACGCCGAATTCGAGAGCTGGGTCGAGAAGGCCCGCGACGTGGCGCGCCAACTTGCGGCAACGGCGCTCGAACGCGACCGGGCCAACAAGGATCCGGTGGAAGAACTGGCGCTGCTGCGCGGCAGCGGCTTGCTTGGCTTGGCTGCGCCGCGCGAATTCGGCGGCGCCGGTGCAAACCTGGTCCAGGCGCTCCAGATCAGCCGCATCATCGCCGCCGCCGACGGCTCGATCGGGCAGCTGATCGCCTACCACTATTCCAACGGCGTCTGGACCTACATTCTCGGCACGCGCCAGCAGTGGGAAAAGACGGCGCGCGGCGTCGGCGCGCAAGGCTGGTTCCAGGGCGGTGTCAGCAACCCGCGCGACCAATGGAACGAGATCGAGCATGTCGGCAGCCGCCGCTTCCTGAACGGCAAGCGCACCTTCGCCACCGGCGCGTCGGTGGCGCAAATCATCACCGTCAGCCTGTGGGACAACGGCAAACGCGCCCACTACCAGATTCCGCCGACACGCAAGGGCATCAGCTTCGGCGGCGACTGGGACAATCTCGGCCAGAGGCTGACGGCGAGCGGCAGCGTCACTTTCGACCGTGTCGAAGTCTTCGAGGACGAGCTGCTCAGCGCCCTCGACGACTATGAGGGCGATGTCGAATTGCGCGACGGCCTGCGCGTCCTGTTCAGCCAGCTCATCTTCATCAATTTCTACCTCGGCATCGCCGAAGGAGCGCTTGCCGCCGCCGCCGACCATGTCCGCCGCTTCGGCCGGCCCTGGCCGGAGTCCGGGCTGGAGCGAGCGATCGACGATCCCTACCATCTGGTGCTGTTCGGCCGGCTCTCCGCCGGCATGGCGGCGGGCATTGCAATCGCCGACAAGGCCGCGGCACTCTACGAGGCGGCGCTGCATGCCGGTCCGTCAGTCACTGGGCAGCAATGGGGCGAACTTGCGACGATCATCGACCAGGGCAAGATCGTCGCCAACGACGTCGTGCTCGACGTGACGGCACGCATCTTCGAAGCCACCGGCGCGCGCTCGACGGCCAACAAATATGGCCTCGACATCTATTGGCGCAACGCGCGTACCCACACCGTCCACGATCCGGTCTCCTACCGGGCACGCGAGGTCGGCACGTATCTGCTGGCCGAAACGCTGCCCAGGCCGCGCAGCTATGCGCAGCCGCCCCAGCCAGAAGCACACAAGCCGGAAGAGCAGGGGCCGGAAGCCGTGCTGACGCGGAAAGCGTCATGA
- a CDS encoding ABC transporter permease — protein MPEIRALASVQDHVLLGHGEVVKSYRSLLLRALLRERSFRIGALIIGFVIAGALLAPVVAWLLGHGVTEQFRDTALTEMGLPTGPALGFPLGADGNGRDVLVRTLYGARVSLAIAIPATTLAMIIGTAIGLVSGFLAGRVDRIISQAVDVALSFPFIVTALSLLSLNRGADGKPLVAPSLVVVLIITLFSWTYFARLTRGLVLVLRRSPLVEAAQTIGASKTRIIVREILPNIAPVILVYWAVQLPTNIIAEATLSFLGVGVQAPQPSWGNMIAEAQRSSLYQLQPWFLLGPGIALFLTVAGFNTLSAGLRNVLDPHRRSG, from the coding sequence ATGCCTGAAATCCGTGCCCTGGCGTCCGTCCAGGACCATGTCCTGCTAGGGCATGGCGAGGTCGTGAAATCCTACAGGTCGCTGCTCCTGCGAGCGCTGCTGCGCGAACGGTCCTTTCGCATCGGCGCGCTGATCATAGGCTTCGTCATCGCCGGTGCGCTGCTGGCGCCCGTGGTCGCATGGCTGCTGGGTCACGGGGTGACCGAGCAGTTCCGCGATACCGCATTGACCGAGATGGGGCTGCCGACGGGGCCTGCGCTTGGATTTCCACTCGGCGCCGACGGCAATGGCCGTGACGTGCTGGTGAGGACGCTCTATGGCGCGCGCGTATCGCTGGCCATCGCCATCCCGGCGACCACGCTCGCCATGATCATCGGCACCGCCATCGGCCTCGTCAGCGGATTTCTTGCTGGCCGTGTCGACCGCATCATTTCGCAAGCGGTGGACGTCGCTCTGTCCTTCCCCTTCATCGTCACCGCGCTCAGCCTTCTGTCGCTGAACCGGGGCGCCGATGGCAAGCCGCTCGTCGCTCCCTCGCTGGTGGTCGTCCTGATCATAACCCTGTTCTCGTGGACGTATTTCGCCCGGCTGACGCGGGGCCTTGTGCTCGTCTTGCGCCGCAGCCCGCTGGTGGAGGCCGCGCAGACGATCGGTGCCTCGAAGACCAGGATCATCGTGCGCGAAATCCTGCCCAACATCGCGCCGGTGATCCTGGTCTACTGGGCGGTGCAACTGCCGACCAACATCATCGCCGAAGCGACGCTCTCTTTCCTCGGCGTCGGCGTGCAGGCGCCGCAGCCGAGCTGGGGCAACATGATCGCCGAGGCGCAGCGCTCCTCCCTCTACCAGTTGCAGCCCTGGTTCCTGCTCGGCCCCGGCATCGCCCTCTTCCTGACCGTGGCCGGCTTCAACACGCTGAGCGCCGGCCTGCGCAATGTCCTCGATCCCCATCGCCGCAGCGGGTGA
- a CDS encoding D-2-hydroxyacid dehydrogenase produces the protein MAEPASSQLTIGFAHAAYRLRDEFLTRGQAMPSFEVRSFAELEQRVAEADVLVVSGLWRNELAERAPKLRLIQSISAGTDQFSRAVLRERGIKLASAQGANEIAVAEHAMALMLGLTRHLHLARDFQARRHWRQMLGDRSQREDELNGKTLLIVGLGRIGARLARLANAFGMQVIGVKRDPVAVAGVAQVVSQAQLLDVLPQADFVALTCPLTPETEGLIGSVALAAMRPSAFLINVARGRVVDEPALIEALRSDAIAGAGLDCVYEEPLPASSSIWRLPNVLVTPHSAGETSRYETRVIDMLLDNIARAAAGTALLNEIV, from the coding sequence ATGGCTGAGCCGGCATCCTCCCAACTCACCATCGGCTTCGCTCATGCCGCCTATCGGCTGCGTGACGAGTTCCTGACACGCGGGCAAGCCATGCCCAGCTTCGAGGTTCGCAGCTTCGCCGAACTGGAGCAGCGCGTCGCCGAGGCCGATGTCCTCGTCGTCTCCGGCCTGTGGCGCAACGAACTGGCGGAGCGCGCGCCAAAGCTGCGGCTGATCCAGTCCATCAGCGCCGGCACCGATCAGTTCTCGCGGGCAGTGCTGCGCGAACGCGGCATCAAGCTCGCCAGCGCCCAGGGCGCCAATGAGATCGCCGTCGCCGAGCATGCCATGGCGTTGATGCTCGGCCTGACGCGGCACCTGCATCTGGCGCGCGACTTCCAGGCCAGACGGCATTGGCGCCAGATGCTCGGCGACCGCTCGCAGCGTGAGGACGAACTCAACGGCAAGACGCTGCTGATCGTTGGCCTGGGGCGCATCGGCGCGCGGCTTGCCCGCCTCGCGAATGCCTTCGGCATGCAGGTGATCGGCGTGAAGCGGGATCCGGTCGCGGTGGCAGGCGTGGCGCAAGTGGTGTCGCAGGCGCAATTGCTCGATGTGCTGCCGCAAGCCGACTTTGTTGCCCTCACCTGCCCCCTCACGCCCGAGACCGAAGGCCTGATCGGCTCTGTCGCCCTGGCCGCGATGCGGCCCAGCGCGTTTCTCATCAACGTGGCGCGCGGACGTGTCGTCGATGAGCCGGCCCTGATCGAGGCGCTGCGCAGCGACGCCATTGCCGGCGCCGGGCTTGACTGCGTCTATGAGGAGCCGCTGCCGGCAAGCTCGTCGATATGGCGCCTGCCCAATGTTCTGGTGACCCCGCACAGCGCGGGCGAAACCAGCCGCTACGAGACGCGCGTCATCGACATGCTGCTCGACAACATCGCCCGTGCTGCGGCCGGAACAGCACTGCTGAACGAGATCGTATAA
- a CDS encoding ABC transporter ATP-binding protein has translation MPIFSVADLRVAFGAVDVVHGVSFAVEPGQTLAIVGESGSGKSVSLLGATGLLPSAASVRGSVLHKGDEILGLAAVDLRRRRGADIGFIFQDPLSNLHPLKTIGQQIAEAITAHRKVGRGELRERVLDLLADVGIPDPSARVNDYPRQFSGGMRQRVMIAAAIALNPGLIIADEPTTALDVTVQASILDLLKRIQQDHGTAMIFVSHDLAVVSDIADDVLVMRAGHVVEQAPAELIYRAPRQAYTRELLGAARLGGLVARAARPPLPLARSPLPPARSALPAMPDLLSVSAIARSFAGRSAAGALIRPVLQNISFTVRKNEIVGLVGESGSGKSTIGRLIAGLDQPDEGSISLRERIYSRPGAGGLAIDRQLRSDIQVIFQDPYASLNPRRRIRSILAEPFIIGTRLDAAAIRRRVQDLVRDVELPNHVLDRFPAQLSGGQRQRVAIARAIALEPSLIVADEPVSALDITTQAKIIKLLRAIRRQRNLSLLFISHDLGVVSELCDRVIVLEKGVIVEAGETARVFSAPRHPYTIRLIDAIPGKALRRNPVPERIAVHA, from the coding sequence GTGCCCATCTTCTCCGTCGCCGATCTGCGCGTCGCATTCGGCGCCGTGGACGTGGTGCATGGCGTCTCGTTCGCCGTCGAGCCGGGCCAGACGCTCGCCATCGTCGGCGAATCGGGCTCGGGCAAGAGCGTGTCGCTGCTTGGCGCTACCGGTCTTCTGCCATCGGCGGCGAGCGTCCGCGGCAGCGTCCTGCACAAGGGCGATGAGATATTGGGCCTCGCCGCCGTCGATCTGCGCCGGCGGCGAGGCGCCGACATCGGCTTCATCTTCCAGGATCCGCTCAGCAACCTTCATCCGCTGAAGACGATCGGCCAGCAGATCGCCGAAGCAATCACCGCCCACCGCAAGGTGGGACGTGGCGAATTGCGTGAGCGCGTTCTCGACCTGCTGGCCGATGTCGGCATCCCCGATCCCTCGGCCCGCGTGAACGACTATCCCAGGCAGTTCTCCGGCGGCATGCGCCAGCGCGTGATGATCGCCGCGGCGATCGCACTCAATCCCGGCCTCATCATCGCCGATGAGCCGACAACGGCGCTGGACGTGACCGTGCAGGCGTCGATCCTCGATCTGTTGAAACGAATTCAGCAGGACCACGGCACGGCCATGATCTTCGTCAGCCACGATCTGGCCGTCGTTTCAGACATTGCCGACGATGTCCTGGTGATGCGCGCGGGGCATGTGGTGGAGCAGGCGCCGGCCGAGCTGATCTACCGGGCACCGCGCCAGGCCTATACTAGGGAATTGCTCGGTGCGGCGCGGCTTGGCGGCCTTGTTGCACGTGCGGCGCGACCGCCGCTGCCCCTGGCGCGGTCTCCGCTGCCTCCGGCGCGATCTGCGCTGCCGGCGATGCCCGACCTGCTTTCCGTCTCGGCAATCGCGCGTTCCTTCGCGGGCCGCTCCGCCGCAGGCGCTCTGATCAGGCCGGTGCTCCAGAATATCTCGTTCACCGTCCGCAAGAACGAGATTGTCGGCCTCGTCGGCGAATCCGGTTCCGGCAAGTCGACGATCGGGCGGCTGATCGCTGGCCTCGACCAGCCGGACGAGGGCAGCATCTCGTTGCGCGAGCGTATCTATTCGCGTCCGGGTGCCGGCGGCCTCGCCATCGACCGGCAATTGCGGTCGGACATACAGGTTATCTTTCAAGACCCCTATGCGAGCCTCAACCCGCGGCGGCGCATCCGGTCCATTCTGGCGGAGCCCTTCATCATCGGCACCAGACTGGACGCGGCGGCGATACGCCGGCGCGTGCAAGACCTGGTGCGCGACGTCGAACTTCCAAACCACGTGCTGGACCGTTTCCCGGCCCAGCTTTCAGGCGGCCAGCGGCAGCGCGTCGCCATCGCGCGTGCCATTGCGCTCGAACCTTCCCTGATCGTCGCCGACGAGCCGGTATCTGCACTCGACATCACGACGCAGGCGAAGATTATCAAACTGCTGCGGGCCATTCGCCGGCAGAGAAACCTGTCGCTGCTGTTCATCTCGCATGATCTGGGTGTCGTGTCGGAACTGTGCGACCGCGTCATCGTGCTGGAGAAGGGCGTCATCGTGGAAGCCGGCGAGACAGCCCGCGTCTTCAGTGCTCCCCGGCATCCCTACACAATCAGGCTGATAGACGCGATCCCCGGCAAGGCTCTGCGGCGCAACCCGGTTCCCGAGCGGATCGCCGTGCATGCCTGA